The DNA segment TAAAGACTAGATAAAACCCTATTTTCAcgaatttcaaatatgaatccatgttagttaaaaaaacaagcaaaaaattttgtactttgATAAGTTCCATCTAGTGGTATCTTATGtttcaaatatgatatttgaaagaatttgcaAAGAAGCTATGAGTTCGGGGATTATAGTAGACCAGCTTAATAAATGTGGCTaattaggtatatatatatattaatatatgcaATTGGTAAACTCCATTGTTCATTTTCCAGTAATCATTCTAAATTCGTCGGTTTTGTTCTTTTGGAATGATCCATTTTCTATTCTCCATTAGTAAAGCTATATCATTAAGTGCTTATAGATACAGTTTAATTCATATCGTTTTTTAGTTATATTGCCGGTGAATAATCTTTATCGACAAAAGAAAGTATGAATCGATTTCGTAAAGTAAAAGGTaattataatatctaattttactgataaatgtgaaatcaaattgaaaatgtgtATTTAGGATATAAGTCGCCATTTTTCAAACTGCCGATGTGTTGCACGTGGCATTTCAGAATAATCGCgctatattttagttttaatatatcaTTGGATAATTATAGTGcattccattttttgtatcttttctaaatcaaattagagagattgtattactcatacaattttttactgTTGCATACCGCGTTCAGTAACGAATTTCTGTCATTCTTAAACgtgaaataaagtaaaagcCAAAAGCACAGTATAAAGCTTACAATAACAGTTGATGGCTCATTCGATGTCGGCATTTTTGATGTTCATGGTTCAAATTTTCCACGGCGCAACAAGAAATTGTTTTCCACGCGCTCAGGGGTGTATCCAATTGATACAATGCCCGacactaaataatataaactgttCGATGATAgatttaactaaataataaatactaaccATTAGTGTAGTGATACTAATATTATGAAcgaaaaagttgattaaattcattattggtGTTAGAGGACAAACACAGTGTTGTAAGAACTCGAatcaagtttgtttatttttgtgaaacatctgtacatttcacaatttattcttttggtttttgattAGTTATCCTGAACATAAGGTACTTTGTACTGACgggtttctttgaaaaataaaatatgacgtAATTATAATGAGTTGTTTAATAGATGTGTTATAaacgttttagaaatataatcagtaatatatttattattttgtctattatggagtgtattcaatttatttgttgaaattttgttaaaaattgaaggtttttgttGTACGCGGAAGTGGAATTAATACGACACACACAACAATAATGTGCAGTTTTTACTTTATCAATAGTTATAGTTCACATGAAATAATACTCTGTTTAGAATAATGACACtcaaaaccaattaaaatagGGGAAACACTGGCAAAACAACAAAGGGTAAGAATCTTATCTCAGTTTAAgcttaaaaatgtgaaagaacaACGAACCTACAATGTTGcccaatgttattatttttaacgtttaaaggatgctaaataatattttttatgtatttttagaatctaGTTATGCATATGTATTTACGATTTTATGCAGTAGCGAAGTAAGATAGGATTTGTCTGTTGGGAAACTTATCAGAATAAGATATCCAACAACAGTGTGTCATAACTGACAAACTTTCTGAGCAAAGGTTGTTTCCCAGGAGTGTGTATGAGAGATACAATATTGAGTGAGCAATCTGCTTCTATAAGCTATAATTTAGTACTTGTAGCTTCTTgagaaatggaatgaaaattgaaaatttcattatcatagaaataaaaagttcacGAAATGGTTTTCATATTCTGTCGAGTTATCAATCTTTTAGATGCATATTGCGATTATTCTGAAATGGACTTTACTAGCTTTGTCAAACACCTGACCTTCGGGTGTTCAGATAATTTCTGCTGAAAATGTAAATACTAtctgttgataattatttatagacaACAGTAAGAAATACTGTCTAGTGAGGTTTATTGAGGACAAAATTCTGTACATAGTACCTACAAGGCAGTTGACTCCAATTGAAGGAGATTTGGTGTGGgctccatataaaaaaatgggcTTTTATGAAGCTCAtatagtttttctcaataataatagaaatatattggaaaaaaagaaaCGAGATATCCAAATGAGTGAAGATATTGAAAGTCTGAATGGTAAGTtgaactatattatttataaaatatctgaaacagttcctgtttttgtaaaattttggatggaaatctatacatagttactaaattagtttcaaatcctCTATAATTGATCATTGATCTATGTATATAAACTGTTTCATTTGCACCATTCCTTTTTAGATATGAATACTGCAATTTCTACATCTAATCTCTGTGGTAATGAAGATAATTCTAGATGTTATCCTACATATGAGGcagatgatacaaaaataaatcaaagtaagTATGGTACTTTCTCAATAGACGTgaatttgttcttaaaaaaGTAAGTCTATGTTCAACTTATAGTTGTTGCCGTcagttttaattaatctaataagGAAGTAGGTCTACATGATAAGTGATAATGTGATCTACCTATCTTGTTTATAGATATTGCAGTTTCTGAATGTGATCTTAGTGTGGACAGAGATAATTCATTACATGATCCAACTTACATAACAGAAGATACTGAGACtgttaatgtcacaaaaacaaataagcgTAAGTCATTTTCACATTAGTTTCTAGCTTGTGAAAGAAATCATGAATTTATACCTCAGTTATCAGGTGgccactaatttttcatttttttttttaaataattatacaatgagtttcaaaaagttcacaccaatttttcagaaaatatgagATGTCAAATTcctcatttttgaaaattcagttCAGAATCTTTACTATAATTTTAATGTTCTTATTCTAGATAAATGTtgcaattatatattttagatctGAAGACGGATAATTTAAAACCAAGTACTTTGAACTATAGAGAGCTGAATATTATTGAGTCAAAATCGAAGAAGCACTTCTGTAAGTTTTGTTTGAAACTGCAAACAAAATTCGCACGCCATTTGGAGCTCAAACATATTGATCAAGATGAAGTTAAATCTATTTTTAGCCTTCCTAAGAAAGACACTACTCGGCTTAGACTCATCAGTAAAATTCGAGTAGAAGGtgactttatttataatacccAAGCAGAATGCAATATGAATAATGACCTTATCGTCGTTAGACGTCCTTCTGCAATGAAACAAAGAAAAGGAGATCATTTTAAGCCGTGTGCTAATTGTGGAGGAATGTACTCCCATTTGTCCCTAATATCACACTTTAGGAGGTGTAAATTGAACAGGTTAAAAGGAAGTAAAGATTCCTCAGTATCAAGTAgacaaaaaagtttatttgtttctgtaGTGGCTAGTGATATCCTCAGATACAAAATACTTCCAATGCTCCGCAATGATCAAGTAGCCCAAACTATAATATCAGATGACGGAATACTTCTGTTTGGAAATCGTTTGGCCCAAAAATATAGGTCACCTCATTTGTACAAGATGATCCGAACGAGATTGAGGTGTGTTGcaacattttttctgaaatttaaaGAAGTTTCAAACTTaccagaaataaaatttgaacaagtATTTGATCCTGTCTACTATGATCATGTAATGCTTAGTATAAATGAGATGTGTTCATTAAATTCTGAAACAGGCAAGTATAAGAATCCGGCCACTGCTTATGCCATAGgctcatatttaaaaaaaatttcattttatttgatatcagagtatataaaaaaaaaggagaGATCCAGACAAGAAGATGTAAAAGATTTCCTTCAGCTATTGCAAGAAGGTCTATCACATGATGTATTTAAAACTGTCCAAGAGAATCAACTGGAgcagaaaagaaagaaaaaagtaatattacCATCTTCCCAAGACATTCAGAAGTTGAGAGTTTTTCTCGAAGATCGTAGAAAAACATTCATGAAAAAGTTGTTAGTAAGCTTTACTTACAATTCATGGAAAGAATTACTTGGTACAGTTTTAATTTCTTTACAGCTCTTCAATCGCCGAAGGGCTGGAGAAATTGAAAGAGTAGAaatcaatgattttttacaATATGAAGAGTTGAAAGAAAACGATGAGCTGCTGAAAAACCTCGATTCTTCTGAaaaggagaaaacaaaaaattatatacgtTTCCTAATAAAAGGTAAACTTATGAGGGGAGTACCTGTAATGGTAAATAAAGCAAACTTTGTAGCTCTCAAACTAATACTCAAGCATAGGAAGAACGCAAATGTGGATTCAAAGAATAAATATCTATTTGGTATACCTGGAAATTTTGTTAGTCATCTTTCAGCAactaaattaatgaatacatattcaaaattatgtgGCGCTAAGAATCCTGGGACTTTAAGAGGCACGGAATTAAGGAAACATATCGCGACAAAATATGGAACGATGAATTTGGGCAAGACTGAAATAAAAGACGTGGCTGACTACTTAGGAcatcatgaaaaaatacattatgaTTACTATAGACTTCCAAATGCTACTAAAGATATTGTAAGAATGtcaaatattcttgaaaagGCCCAAGGAAACGATGCAATGGAAGTTACTGATTGTTCTGACATTACTCATAATGACACCTATTTCCAGTGTGATGATAATTGTGGCGCAGAGGACATTAGTTTCCAAATTAATAATTATGGTGATGAATTGAAAGATTCTCATGAACACAACGAAAGTGCAGGTAAGTAGTAGTAATAAGTGGGTAAGCTAATGTCAGACAATTGGGTTCCTAAAAGGTCCTTTTTCCAATTCACATCCTTATCCAGATAAACTTTAGATATAAATCTTTTGGTTTTTGGTAAACAGCTATTATTAATCAAACATATTCAACTTACAGATAATGGTATTATCCAGGATACATGCAACAGTGATACTGAAAGGAACTCTGGTATTCGATCAGGTTAGTTCAGTATCAATCTACTTGAATGTGCTGCTCATCCAAGATAATGTTTTATTCAggttattatatttattataaattcgaTGTCATAACACTAGTACAAAAGTTCTGTTAAATTGACaaaacttatttgaaaatatctaaagTGACAACATTTTGACTTCACACTCATTTATAACGAAGTATTAAAATgtaattgaattttgtgaatCCGCGTGTAAATAGGTAACATAACACATGCGTTAACCTCAGTGGAGTTCATCTTAAAGTCCTATTACTAAAAAGTTTAGTGACTAATATTTACTAAAGTATttgatacttgaaatatttccaaagcATAAATTGTGGCACACTAGAAAACTAGAATAATCTTTGAAAACTGCTTCTAAAATcgtataaattattattaatttacaaGATGTGGGTAAAAGACTTAATTCAACAGTGCCAAAGTTCAGAAATGTGTTTATTGTCATCATACgactgaaaatatgaaaacggTTTGGTTATACACTTTAAGCTGTTGATAGGTGGAACTTCGTTTTGAATTTCGCATTACTAGCTATACAAGGTGTGCgctataaaattttgataaaagccTTACAAAAGAACGttacatttgaaaatgtttttaacaaaaatctttcATAAGAGAActtcaatgaaatatttgatattgtgATAAAGGCCCTTTGGAATCTAAAGTCAGCTTCCATAATAATTAGTTGTAGAGAGCTACCACCTCTCTCACAATTCTCCACAATCAGTACACATTAATGAAGTCTATGTGatgaatatttgttatttccacaatttttcatttctttaagTATCTTCCTGCAGCACTATTccaaatggaaaaatgttttattaattaaaattgtatttactttTCTAGAAAAAAACAACAGTTGCAGATTGTCTTGGACAAATGAGGAAAAGGAACTTGTATACAAAGAATtcgatttttatattgaaaattgtgaaatgcCGTCTAATCCTGAATGCCGTGTATTTGTAGAACAGAACGCATTAAATAGATCCGTTGGCCAGTTGAGGGGCTTCATttgtaatcaaataaaaaaaaggaaagctGACATCTTCAGCCATTCCAAACAGGCGCCAAACAAAGGTATCAAAAGAACAGTTTAAACCTAATTGATTTCAATGAAACATTCATGTCCAATGATCTAAGTAATTTTGTTGGTCATTTACATTCACGAACTGAATTTGAAGGAGTATTATTTTgctgataataaaatattgtgaatatataGTAATAGTCTACGttgaattttaacaaaaattttaaaacacattTCACTACAATTACGCTTAGTCGATACTTTTTCAATAactgttgttttttttgtaaattattaaagttgaaaaagaaaatattcgcatattgagaattaatttttcaatacataaaattacagttttcaaaacttcaaaaatatatttgtatgtatTACTATCAGTTACTATCAGAACTCAAAAGGAAGGATCGATTGAGagagaaaaaagttattgatagTGACATGACAACATCattaaaatagagaaatattaTCCAGCTTACAACATTTATACCACTGTTTGCTTTTAAAATTCTCTAACCTATACATTGCTTTTTGATTAACATTTCTTTATTCACAgtacatttgaagtcgaatttcaacatttctcatatatttgaatgagttcgcatctaactttatcagatatcgtcgatttacattcattgaagcccattgaagtctattgtcactttgtgttgattgaaaattttcaaagtctatcttcctcatttgaagtcgaattttaacatttctcatatatttgaatgagtttgcatctaactttgtcagatatcgtcgatttacattcattgaagcccattgaagtcgattctcactttgtgttgattgaaaattttcaaagtgtatcttcctcatttgaagtcgaatttcaacatttctcatatatttgaatgagtttgcatctaactttgtcagatatcgtcgatttacattcattgaagcccattgaagtcgattctcactttgtgttgattgaaaattttcaaagtctatcttcctcatttgaagtcgaatttcaacatttctcatatatttgaatgagttcgcatctaactttatcagatatcgtcgatttacattcattgaagcccattgaagtcgattgtcactttgtgttgattgaaaattttcaaagtctatcttcctcatttgaagtcgaattttaacatttctcatatatttgaatgagtttgcatctaactttgtcagatatcgtcgatttacattcattgaagcccattgaagtcgattctcactttgtgttgattgaaaattttcaaagtgtatcttcctcatttgaagtcgaatttcaacatttctcatatatttgaatgagtttgcatctaactttgtcagatatcgtcgatttacattcattgaagcccattgaagtcgattctcactttgtgttgattgaaaattttcaaagtctatcttcctcatttgaagtcgaatttcaacatttcttatatatttgaatgagttcgcatctaactttatcagatatcgtcgatttacattcattgaagcccattgaagtcgattgtcactttgtgttgattgaaaattttcaaagtctatcttcctcatttgaagtcgaattttaacatttctcatatatttgaatgagtttgcatctaactttgtcagatatcgtcgatttacattcattgaagcccattgaagtcgattctcactttgtgttgattgaaaattttcaaagtgtatcttcctcatttgaagtcgaatttcaacatttctcatatatttgaatgagtttgcatctaactttgtcagatatcgtcgatttacattcattgaagcccattgaagtcgattctcactttgtgttgattgaaaattttcaaagtctatcttcctcatttgaagtcgaatttcaacatttctcatataattgaatgagtttgtaactttgtcagatatcgttgatttacattcattgaagcccattgaagtcgattctcactttgtgttgattgaaaattttcaaagtctatcttcctcatttgaagtcgaatttcaacatttctcatatatttgaatgagtttgcatctaactttgtcagatatcgtcgatttacattcattgaagcccattgaagtcgattctcactttgtgttgattgaaaattttcaaagtcatcttcctcatttgaagtcgaatttcaacatttctcatatatttgaatgagtttgcatctagctttgtcagatatcgtcgatttacattcattgaagcccattgaagtcgattctcactttgtgttgattgaaaattttcaaagtctatcttcctcatttgaagtcgaatttcaacatttctcatatatttgaatgagttcgcatctaactttaacagatatcgtcgatttacattcattgaagcccattgacgtcgattctcactttgttttgattgaaaattttcaaagtctatcttcctcatttgaagtcgaatttcaacatttcttatgaatttgaatgagttcgcatctaactttatcagatatcgtcgatttacattcattgaagcccattgaactcgaatctcactttgtgttgattgaaaattttcaaagtctatcttcctcatttgaagtcgaatttcaacatttctcatatatttgaatgagtttgcatctaactttgtcagatatcgtcgatttacattcattgaagcccattgaagtcgattctcactttgtgttgattgaaaattttcaaagtctatcttcctcatttgaagtcgaatttcaacatttctcatatatttgaatgagttcgcatctaactttatcagatatcgtcgatttacattcattgaagcccattgaagtcgattgtcactttgtgttgattgaaaattttcaaagtctatcttcctcatttgaagtcgaattttaacatttctcatatatttgaatgagtttgcatctaactttgtcagatatcgtcgatttacattcattgaagcccattgaagtcgattctcactttgtgttgattgaaaattttcaaagtgtatcttcctcatttgaagtcgaatttcaacatttctc comes from the Diorhabda sublineata isolate icDioSubl1.1 unplaced genomic scaffold, icDioSubl1.1 Dsub_161, whole genome shotgun sequence genome and includes:
- the LOC130452088 gene encoding uncharacterized protein LOC130452088, whose amino-acid sequence is MNRFRKVKDNSKKYCLVRFIEDKILYIVPTRQLTPIEGDLVWAPYKKMGFYEAHIVFLNNNRNILEKKKRDIQMSEDIESLNDMNTAISTSNLCGNEDNSRCYPTYEADDTKINQNIAVSECDLSVDRDNSLHDPTYITEDTETVNVTKTNKHLKTDNLKPSTLNYRELNIIESKSKKHFCKFCLKLQTKFARHLELKHIDQDEVKSIFSLPKKDTTRLRLISKIRVEGDFIYNTQAECNMNNDLIVVRRPSAMKQRKGDHFKPCANCGGMYSHLSLISHFRRCKLNRLKGSKDSSVSSRQKSLFVSVVASDILRYKILPMLRNDQVAQTIISDDGILLFGNRLAQKYRSPHLYKMIRTRLRCVATFFLKFKEVSNLPEIKFEQVFDPVYYDHVMLSINEMCSLNSETGKYKNPATAYAIGSYLKKISFYLISEYIKKKERSRQEDVKDFLQLLQEGLSHDVFKTVQENQLEQKRKKKVILPSSQDIQKLRVFLEDRRKTFMKKLLVSFTYNSWKELLGTVLISLQLFNRRRAGEIERVEINDFLQYEELKENDELLKNLDSSEKEKTKNYIRFLIKGKLMRGVPVMVNKANFVALKLILKHRKNANVDSKNKYLFGIPGNFVSHLSATKLMNTYSKLCGAKNPGTLRGTELRKHIATKYGTMNLGKTEIKDVADYLGHHEKIHYDYYRLPNATKDIVRMSNILEKAQGNDAMEVTDCSDITHNDTYFQCDDNCGAEDISFQINNYGDELKDSHEHNESADNGIIQDTCNSDTERNSGIRS